Genomic segment of Corvus moneduloides isolate bCorMon1 chromosome 14, bCorMon1.pri, whole genome shotgun sequence:
AGACAAAAATCTGTGATTTTGCCCGACGgtcaagtatttaaaaatactgcaatttaGCTAGAACAGAACCCAGCTGTAACCTGGCACGTGGAAGACAAGGATCCAGCTGAGTGCACACACCACTCATCCTGCCTAGAAACAAGTTGAGAGCAGCTACAAGAACAGAATCTAACAATGTTGTGCTGTGTCACTGCGTGagccagccagtgctgctgttgctcTCCTCACTGCTTagaacaaagagagaaaaaggaattctGTTGCCTTAAAAAACCCAGATGAAGGAGTGTACGAGATAAAAAGCTCTCTGACTGCCTGAGTGATCGAACTATGCTGCAGCTTTCAGCTAGAGGCATCGGACAGGCACCACCCTGTGCATGCCCCATGCGCACCCAGTGTGTCACAGCACTCAGCATTTCCCTAAGCACAATGCTTGAGAACAAACACAACAGGAAAGCAAGGAACTATGGCAAATTAATTCCGCAGTCAGGTGCCAAGCATCTCCTACTATCAGTCTGATTTCCCATACATCCAATAAGTCCTTTCCTCCCTTACACACCATCCCCTGAACCTGAGAGCTCCCATGCTCAGGAACTGTTCCTTGAGAATGAAGGAGCCCAGAGGAGCAGCTATGAGAAAAGACAGGTATTGGGAACGGGAATATCAGGAATAGAGAAGCTACCAGTGTACAAAATCTGGAATAAATCATCCACACATACAGTTCAAGTTTTCAGGTTACATGTACCATCACTGAACGTCTGTGGACGCTTGCAGAGAACTGGTACAAAACCACTACAGCAGAGAATGGCATGGAAGCCCCACGCTGCCTCAAGAGGCCTCACCTGCATGGCCCTCACGACCACAAAACTGCGCTTTTGCTGGCATACACGCCATCAGCTCCCGCCTTCGGCCGGTACGGCCCAGGCCGCCTGACTAAGCCTGCGCGGCCGCAGCTCCTCAGAAGGCACCAGCCGAGCTCATTACCTGATCTTATTGCCGGTTTTCATGCGAATCCACTGCGGGATAGGCCggttctgcttctgcttcttggCGAGGAAGCGTTTGATCTTGAACGTCTTATGCGACGACTGCAAGAGAGCGCAGCGGTCAGTCCCTCacacagccccggccccgccaggCCTCGGCGAGCCGGGAATGCTGTAACCCGGCTCCCTCCCGCTCCCtcgcggccgccccgccccgccggcccgcTCGCCGGGACCCCCGAACACGCCGGCTTCGGGGACAGGGCTCGGGGCGCGGCGGGAGGGCACGGATGGCCGCGGATGTCTCACCATggcgcggagcggcgcggcGTCCCGGCGATGGCGGCGTCCGAGAAGGCGGAAAGGAGGGGGCGGAGCGGCGAGGGCAGCGCGGGcgcagcgccccctgccggcccGGCGGTCCCGCACGCAGTGAGGGACGGCGGCGGCCGAGCGAGTTTGTGCGAGTTTATTTGGgttcagtacaaaaaaaaagctatggCTAAAATTCGCTATCTTGGGAGGAGCTGCTACTGGCGAAGTCTCGTTCTGGGCTGTAAAACAATACTTCAAGTTATGAGGGAAGAGGAAGCAGTTCTGAGAGGGCAGGAGTTCAGAAGTGTTTCAGACTTGAGAGAAGGGAAGATGCTGGGAAAGAACAGGATGCCCAAACCAGCTacatttgattaaaaataagcaTGTCAATGTAGGGAGACTTTACATGAGAATTTATCAAGACATATTCAACTATTAAGCCAGCTTATTCATACACTCCAACTTAAGTTACTTTATCCAGAGAACCAATGAAGAGGACAGTCTCTCTCTCCCTAACACGGTTACTGCACTGCCAGATGTTCTGCTTATGTGCCGAAAGGCTCCTGTCAACTGGTACctcaacaaccccagcctgtgTATGTACCTCAGTGCTAGACTGACACACTTTAGCTTTCACTGCCTCAGGTAGGAGCATCACACAACACAGCAACACCTGTGTTAACTCCAGGCAAGTTCAAGCTTCCTCTGCTTAAGTGCATCCAACACTGGCTCCAATTGCCTTACAGTAGAGCTCTGGCTTTTGATCCAGGTTTCATCCCCTCCTGACCACAACTCATTTATTATCAAACTTAAGGCCATAAAGTCTTTCTATTTCGCAAAGATTCTCTTCTCTGTTGTAGTTAGATGCTGGGAAAATAAGttcaaataactgaaaatattacAATGAGAACACATTTCAAATTCCAAATCTACACTGAGGTTCTTTAACCAGAAACATCCAACAGCACCATgcccccttttcttcctttgttcctTCTTCGCTCCGAAGGCACTTCTGGATTGCGTAGGACATGCTCTTTGGCTGCACAGACAGTCAGAACACATAAGGCTTGCACATCAGTCACTCCTCTTCTTTCGTGTGACTGGTCTCACCCTCTTGTTTCTTATCCACTCCCTGATCTGGGGGCTTTGCAGCACTGTCTTCATACTGACACAATCTGCTCCGGCTTCGGGCTCCGGGCTGGTACAGCTGCATTGCTGGGCGATcctgaaataaatcaaaactaTTTAGACTCTTTCATAGCTTCCTGCTCTCAGGGTTATTGTGGCATTTCTATGGTATTAGAAATGGCTCAAATTCAAACTTTTCAGGCTAAGTTTAATTATTCCACAGTGATGGCAATGTAACTTCAATTGTCCCAAATCAAGGCTGTCTCTGTTGTAAAGCAACATCCCTGTTCAAGCCACAAAGAACACTGCTCATAGTTAAGGTTATTTGTAACAAGTTTCCTGTTGAGTTCAGCTTACACTCTCTCAGAAGGGAGGCCAACTTCAAAGTTTCAAAACCCCGAGTTTCATTTGTACCTGATAGTGTCTTAAGTGATACAGAAAACAAGCACAGTGATGCTGCAAAACCAGATTCTGTAGAGTAGATAAAACTGCACTCAAGACATTATTTCTTGAGCCTACATGACATGTCAAATTCTGCAAGTTGCAGTTCCCTATTTCAAGGAACCTGTTCAATCACACTCCCACTTTGAGATGCATTTTCAAGCACCTACATCATCAGCAGACACAGGCACATTACTGATACTCTACCAACACCTTAAAGAGACAGCCTATGGCACAAGTCAGCAAATGAAAAGGGATCAATGTCTTACAATTTAACCCATGTTTTTTTGGCTTAATTCTTACACAGTGACAAGAAATACCACTGTTAAGCAAAGTTTAGTGGACATTTCCAGCAATGGCAGAGTTTATTGCTAGAGAAGGGAGAAGTTCCAACAGAGAAACCACATGGTTCTTTCCTTGAAGTGCTTTTATCCTAAAAATCACAAACTGATCCCTATGAATCAACACATGAATTTAAAGAAATCCAGCACCTTGTTTCTGATACGATCCCTCTTAATTGTATCCTCTTTTTTATCATCTTTGGTTACTTTCTCAGATTTGTCCATGCTGCTGGTAAAGTCTGTAAGAtcacttttctttcccttttctctgagtaagtctctctcctttttcacctcttcctcttttcttctaaaaaccTTCTCTTTCTCATAGCGCTCTTTCTGCCTCCGACGCTCCTCTTCTTGGCGTCTcagtttctctctctgtgctcTCTCATATTCTCTGTCTCTGTCAAAATCTCTATCTCGGTCCCTGTAGTCCTTTACACACTCATCTTCTGATCtgtatgaaaacaaaactgaaaattaagctCAAAAGATTCATCAAACAGAGCTGGGAGATCAATGTAACAGCGGTGTAAATGTGCAATAAGAAGACGACACACTGGCAGGTTCTAGGGAGCTCTTGGGAGACTGTGATAGCCCAGGTCACGCATGATAGCCAGAGAGGACACTGACCACTAGAGTTTCCCAGCCTCCTACTTGCATAGCTGGCTGAGTCTCTTCTGGCTTTGAAAAAACATCTGAATTTGTCTGTCTTATCTGTATTTCTCACATGGCAGAACTGAACCTCAAACAGATCACGGAGCTGTTGAgaattacattttccattttgactTTTTACAAGACTTAGTGGGACTTGTAACTGGAGAACACCTCTCCTCTTGCCATGGTTATAATAATTATCTCATTGCAAGGACAGTGCTCACAGCCTGCTGCAGTTACCTACATATGGGCTTCTTTAGTGGAGTTCCTATAATGagttgtaaaaatattaaaatctgtCCATTAATGAAGAATTTTCAGGTAATTCACACAGCTTTCTGTAATCATGGGGATGTGCACTGCCACAGAGAACACAGCCCATGCCTTATATCAGAAAAAACGTTTGAAAGGAATTTCAAAACATGGTCATGGCAGAGCAACCTAAGCCTCAGTACAATCAGGAAACAAGttatagatataaatatatatttatagcaAGTACTAGAATacttttttgccttctcttctTTTGTCTCCCCATCAGATCGTTTGGCAGATGCACTACTcgcatttttttcctccctcagagtctctttttccagtttcttggatttttcttttctctccaagtctttttcatctttttcaggCTTCTTAAGTAGctacaaagaaaacagaagtctcAACTAAAAAGCTCACTCTAATACATATTGTCTGGCACAACACCGAAATTGCATCAAAGGAACCACAGTCTGGTAAGAAGTaaacattaaagaaatattaCTGCAAATCACAGTATTTCTAAAAGCTGGAGTGTATGAGTAAGCATTATTTACACAGCAGACTAGGATTTTTCTCCTAAACCAGGCTGTTTTAGAAAGCTTAAAAACAGTCTCCATTCCATAGTGAATTTACAATCCTGTTTACCGCAGCATGTACAACAGTCACATgacaaaaaaatgtaaatactaCTATGAAACATTACAGCATGTAAACCTTTACAATGCCTGCTATTGAATATTACAAAAAATTGGTCATTTACTAACACCAAACTCATGTGATTCTTCACACAATACCCAAAGCACATTTTGAGACTGATATACAAATAATAGGGGAAAGGGAGTGTAACAGTTTATAATAAAGAACTGTTCTAGACCTTAATCTTTGGTTCTTCTTTTGatctgtctctttctttttctgggcaTCTGTCTactttcttcagtttttctgcttcttttctcttccttctctcctcctccttccattttcttctttcttcttctctttgtctttttctttctaattctctcctccttctctcctctcttttttcttctctcagtctCTGTGTAtgtaaaagcaaagagaaatagTGTCTCTCCACACCAGAAAATATCTCTTTTAACCTCAAAGCTGCCTCTattaccaaagaaaaaaaaaagccttgtcATCTCTGTTGTTGTGAACCTGAATATGttgcagcagtattttttttactcACAAGCCTTAATTTGTATTgtcttaaaaaacccaaacacaacaCTGGCCTCAGCCTTTATCATTTGAATTGTAATTAAATCTGCCCCACCTCTGATTTTCTCCATTGCTAGAAGTTAAAATAACATTATGTGCTAGAAGAAGGATATCTACAAGGACCTCAGCCATAACTGCACTAAAAATGGAAGCACTAAAACGGAATCTGTTTTGTCAGTGCAACAAGAGGCGTTTTACTGTAACCAGAATGTACACAAAGCACCACCATTCCTACAGGCACAAAGCACCACCATTCTAACACTCTAGTCCTTCAAAATATATGAACCAGAAGTAGACAAGCTGGGTCAAAAGCTCCTTCTtcaaaagaaagagcagaaatgcaTCAATATACAATGAGCAAGACATAGAATGAGCAAATGGTACTTGCAAACAACAAGTAAATTCTGGAGGTAAGTTttacctgtttatttttcaagaagTTCAATAGAGGAGTAGTCTTTTTAGCTGGAGAATAgacaaaacaaatgtaaatatttttgtcttatCCAATAGTGCAATACTTACAACAAAGCTGTATATGAAGGGAAGCAGCCTTACACATTCCCCCGCCTGTCTCCTCTCACATACAGTAATACAGCAGTGAAACAAGTATTCCAAACCTATCTCCAAACAGTGGCAACTATTAGGATTCTATAAACTACTTTAGCATACTAATAGGATATCCATTACACCTATCTCTACATTCAGTCTGCAATAGGCTTTTCCCAGACTCTCTCATTTTTAAAGAGATCCCTGCAACATACTTAAAAAGAGCAACCTGGTCATTTTTTAGTGGTATTTTACCCAACCACACTATATCTTAACTTTTGCCTGCATGGAACATCACTGATCACAGCACTGTGCATTAAACATCACTGCATCTCACTGAAATGCAGCCACTTCACAGCCTGGTCTGGCTAACAACATCTGCAACAGGAAGGAACTTTGTTATCTAAAACTTATACCTACAGAAGAATTTAGAGCATGGGAACGAAACAAAAAACACTGAGTAATATTAGCCTAAAGGTTCAACAAATACTAAGCAGGCACACAAAAGAATTCAGTCTCCTCCAGGTTGAGCTTCAAATTACAAACCATGTATGTTTCTTCGTGATCTAGGAAAATGTAACTACAGTACACAGATTTCCATACCTATTAGCTCTTTGTTTCTTGCCTCTATTTCCTCCAACAAAGTTTCAGGAGTGGAGGTTAGTTTTTCATCATCTGCACTGTAACTTTCCAAAAACTTCTTGTATTCTGGATCTACACAGAAGAgacggaaaaaaaaaaggggaaaaaaaaaaaaaagaagagatacTGTAGCATGAAAAGTATTTGCATTGTGCACTGCTGAGTTACATTTACTTGAGTTGGGTTGTTTATATGCCACCTTGTCATAAGTTAGCAGCTCTCAAATGAGCTGCTGTATTATGCTTGTCTGGAACAATCATATTTAATAGCTTTCTAGCTGACAAAGCAGTACTCATAAACTTCACATATAATTAAGCAAACATCCTATCGGTGGAACTATAGTGTCACAGCAAAAACACTACATTCAAATTACTGCTAAGGGTTTCAACTCTACACGTGCAAAACAAACTAGCTAACAAAGATGTTATACCATCTTCAATAGTTCCAGTTTTGGCATCcttttttttactcttcttttttgcagctttttggaAAGGTGCAAACTCAACTATGGCAGCATATTCCTGACCTGttaagaggagaggaaagaatacattaaaataaaaatgaaacaaatataaaatagagTATATTGTCCACATGTAAAGCAGGAAGGTAAGTCTCACAAGAAATATGCAATACTAGAAGAGACTACTTacacagcattaaaaaattattgtatttGGAAAgccatttaataaaaaaaccccactttacAGACAGTAGAATTCATGACCTTAATACTCTCACTATACTAAAAAACCAGCAAATCCACAGACTGACAAGGACATACTAGATTAATGACTGCCCATGACTATCAGTTCAGCCAACTCAGTGGCACCACACCACATTATGGCCTCATCCTACAGACTCTGTGTTCATTGTGCAAGAAAGAATATTTCAAGTTACTGCAACTGAGGCAAATCTTAATTTTTGACAAAATACAGTAGAATGCAACACATTACAAGCAGGCTTTAAAGCTTTATCTTCTGACAAGAACACTACATTTACGGCTGCACAAATTCAGGTGGGTATGGCAAACACAGTTTGTTTGCTGTTACACTGCAAACCCGCTCATTTAAAGGACCTAGATGTTATTGGAACTATATATGTATGCATTTCTAGATGTGTTGGAAATGTTATTTGAGGCACTAAACCCAAAGAAGTCAGACGTGGGTGCTCACACCCACCCCTCCAAAATTCAACCAGCACACggcacagacagcaggaaagcagcaacATCCATCGAGTGCCGTTCACTTGCCTTTGTGATCGACAAAAACATAGCCGTCGAAGCGATCCCTGAAGAGGACTATGTCTTCCTGGTTCTTGAAGTTGATGTAGGCTCTCGAGAACATGTGCGGGTATAAGCTGCAGAGACACAAACCGAGAGCGCTCGGCTGACGAGGCGGCGACGCCA
This window contains:
- the RPL39 gene encoding 60S ribosomal protein L39, which codes for MSSHKTFKIKRFLAKKQKQNRPIPQWIRMKTGNKIRYNSKRRHWRRTKLGL
- the UPF3B gene encoding regulator of nonsense transcripts 3B, with protein sequence MKEDKENARPKERRGASAGPGVLLAAGSGTGPAAGTDGRAGAAELDRLERPKDKKETLSKVVIRRLPPSLTKEQLEEHLQPLPEHDYFEFFANDSSLYPHMFSRAYINFKNQEDIVLFRDRFDGYVFVDHKGQEYAAIVEFAPFQKAAKKKSKKKDAKTGTIEDDPEYKKFLESYSADDEKLTSTPETLLEEIEARNKELIAKKTTPLLNFLKNKQRLREEKREERRRRELERKRQREEERRKWKEEERRKRKEAEKLKKVDRCPEKERDRSKEEPKIKLLKKPEKDEKDLERKEKSKKLEKETLREEKNASSASAKRSDGETKEEKAKKSEDECVKDYRDRDRDFDRDREYERAQREKLRRQEEERRRQKERYEKEKVFRRKEEEVKKERDLLREKGKKSDLTDFTSSMDKSEKVTKDDKKEDTIKRDRIRNKDRPAMQLYQPGARSRSRLCQYEDSAAKPPDQGVDKKQEGETSHTKEEE